In one Heteronotia binoei isolate CCM8104 ecotype False Entrance Well chromosome 1, APGP_CSIRO_Hbin_v1, whole genome shotgun sequence genomic region, the following are encoded:
- the PTCRA gene encoding pre T-cell antigen receptor alpha, giving the protein MAPPLSVVINGERKILVVCVVNDLSKEASSAVWFSNGNGSMLESFTYMVSGEGSDSFNTVSQLAIRTKEFESWNAVTCYAAQNKTSRMWNTTSLQISEEGIEDSCLDENHGTQDQASSTAIQDTYSQSLLLLAIRMLLFKFLLSDVLITCWFLYKREDSLPHLKSNNCPAVLPYKVRLYSAPMYIYHG; this is encoded by the exons ATGGCACCACCACTCAGTGTGGTAATAAATGGTGAAAGGAAGATACTGGTGGTTTGTGTGGTGAATGACCTCTCAAAGGAAGCATCAAGTGCTGTTTGGTTTTCCAATGGAAATGGAAGCATGCTGGAGTCTTTCACCTATATGGTTTCTGGAGAAGGAAGTGACAGTTTCAACACAGTCTCTCAGCTTGCCATTCGTACCAAAgaatttgaatcatggaatgcaGTTACTTGCTACGCTGCACAAAACAAAACTTCAAGGATGTGGAACACCACCTCTCTTCAAATCTCTG AAGAAGGCATAGAAGATTCATGCCTGGATGAAAACCATGGAA CCCAGGACCAGGCATCATCCACTGCAATTCAAGATACCTATTCTCAGAGCCTGCTTCTTTTGGCCATCCGAATGCTGCTCTTCAAGTTTCTCCTGTCTGATGTGTTGATTACTTGTTGGTTCCTTTACAAGAG aGAAGACTCGTTGCCACATCTGAAGTCCAACAATTGTCCTGCAGTTCTTCCATACAAAGTCAGATTGTATTCTGCTCCAATGTACATTTACCATGGATAG